From a region of the Candidatus Pantoea bituminis genome:
- the cheZ gene encoding protein phosphatase CheZ: MSDLPKSTEDASAHDIISRIGSLTRMLRESLRELGLDQAIAEAAEAIPDARDRLDYVVQMTAQAADRALNCVEAAQPHQDKMEAGATQLKGRWDAWFENPIELADARELVTDTREYLGAVPGHTSFTNKQLLEIMMAQDFQDLTGQVIKRMMDVIQEIERQLLMVLLENMPEVSAEKRQEGTSLLNGPQIHSDAPGVVANQDQVDDLLDSLGF; this comes from the coding sequence ATGAGCGACCTTCCGAAATCAACTGAGGATGCCTCGGCACACGACATTATTAGCCGCATTGGCTCGCTCACGCGTATGTTGCGTGAAAGTCTGCGCGAGCTGGGGCTTGATCAAGCCATTGCCGAAGCCGCCGAAGCAATTCCTGATGCCCGCGATCGTCTGGACTATGTGGTTCAAATGACGGCGCAGGCCGCTGACCGTGCGTTAAACTGCGTGGAAGCGGCACAACCGCATCAGGACAAAATGGAAGCCGGCGCAACCCAGCTGAAAGGGCGTTGGGATGCATGGTTTGAAAACCCAATCGAACTGGCCGATGCACGTGAGTTGGTGACGGATACGCGCGAATACCTCGGTGCCGTGCCAGGTCACACGTCCTTTACCAACAAGCAGCTGCTCGAAATCATGATGGCGCAGGATTTCCAGGACCTTACCGGTCAGGTAATCAAGCGCATGATGGATGTGATTCAGGAAATTGAGCGCCAGTTATTAATGGTGCTGCTGGAAAACATGCCTGAAGTCAGCGCCGAGAAGCGTCAGGAAGGCACCAGCCTGCTGAACGGTCCGCAGATTCACTCCGATGCACCGGGCGTGGTCGCGAACCAGGATCAGGTTGATGATTTACTGGATAGCTTAGGCTTTTGA
- a CDS encoding methyl-accepting chemotaxis protein, which produces MFSRVRVVSGLLCVLALFALLQLFSGGMFFKTVSSDKENFAYNQRLSTLQQAMGTSWVSLVQARNTLNRAGIRYLQDAQMSGSGASVKELVALASSELKRAEQGFDTFNANLSEKGKTAENVLTLQANYKAYHDALAELIVFLNSGNFKGFIDQPTQSYQDKFQTDYDAWMRYNLVLAKRGVEANNDAYQRSISIVIGTLFVTLLVIVLVWNVMRSVLIRPLKQSMEHIQHIARGDLTQSIDVTVRNEIGELLSSLQNMQQELVRTVRTVRDGSDAIYTGASEIAVGNNDLSSRTEQQAASLEQTAASMEQLTATVKQNAENARQASQLALNASETAQQGGKVVDGVVTTMKEIAGSSKKIADITSVIDGIAFQTNILALNAAVEAARAGEQGRGFAVVAGEVRSLAQRSAQAAKEIKGLIEDSVSRVNTGSVLVESAGDTMSEIVSAVTRVTDIMGEIASASDEQSRGIDQVGLAVTEMDRVTQQNASLVEESAAAAAALEDQASNLKQAVSVFNIGKEFVAQAVNKTTAPKTLRLDAPLAVARQSGSRSDDNWETF; this is translated from the coding sequence ATGTTTAGTCGAGTACGAGTTGTCTCCGGCCTGCTGTGCGTGCTGGCATTATTTGCCTTGCTACAGCTGTTTTCCGGGGGAATGTTTTTCAAAACGGTAAGTTCTGACAAAGAGAACTTCGCTTATAACCAACGTCTGAGCACCTTACAGCAGGCGATGGGCACCTCATGGGTATCATTGGTTCAGGCACGTAACACCCTGAACCGTGCCGGGATCCGCTATCTGCAAGATGCACAAATGTCCGGTTCCGGTGCCAGCGTTAAAGAGTTAGTGGCGCTGGCCAGCAGCGAATTAAAACGCGCAGAACAGGGCTTCGATACCTTCAACGCCAACCTGTCAGAAAAAGGCAAAACCGCAGAAAACGTGTTGACGCTGCAAGCTAACTACAAGGCGTATCACGATGCGCTGGCTGAGCTGATCGTGTTTTTGAACAGCGGCAACTTCAAAGGATTTATTGACCAGCCTACGCAAAGTTACCAGGACAAATTCCAGACAGATTACGACGCGTGGATGCGTTACAACCTGGTGCTCGCCAAGCGCGGTGTGGAAGCCAATAACGACGCTTATCAACGATCTATCTCTATCGTGATTGGCACATTGTTCGTCACGCTTTTGGTGATTGTACTGGTGTGGAATGTGATGCGCAGCGTACTCATTCGCCCGCTGAAACAGAGCATGGAACATATTCAGCATATTGCGCGTGGTGATCTGACTCAGTCCATTGACGTTACCGTGCGTAACGAAATCGGTGAATTACTGAGCTCATTGCAAAATATGCAGCAAGAGCTGGTGCGCACTGTACGGACGGTGCGTGATGGTTCCGATGCGATCTATACCGGTGCCAGCGAAATCGCCGTAGGTAATAACGATCTCTCTTCACGTACCGAGCAACAAGCGGCCTCGCTGGAGCAGACCGCTGCCAGCATGGAGCAGCTGACTGCGACGGTGAAGCAGAACGCGGAAAATGCGCGTCAGGCTTCGCAACTGGCCCTTAACGCCTCCGAAACCGCGCAGCAGGGCGGCAAAGTGGTGGATGGCGTGGTCACTACGATGAAGGAAATCGCCGGTAGCTCGAAGAAAATCGCGGACATTACCAGCGTGATTGATGGTATCGCCTTCCAGACCAACATCCTCGCCCTGAACGCCGCTGTGGAAGCCGCACGTGCCGGTGAACAGGGTCGTGGCTTTGCGGTGGTTGCCGGTGAAGTACGCAGCCTGGCGCAGCGTAGTGCGCAGGCTGCAAAAGAGATCAAAGGGTTGATTGAAGATTCCGTGAGCCGCGTTAATACCGGTTCGGTGCTGGTGGAAAGCGCTGGCGACACCATGAGCGAGATCGTCAGCGCGGTGACGCGCGTTACCGACATCATGGGCGAGATCGCCTCTGCATCTGACGAACAAAGCCGCGGTATCGACCAGGTTGGCCTTGCCGTGACTGAAATGGACCGCGTCACGCAGCAGAACGCCTCGCTGGTTGAAGAGTCCGCAGCGGCGGCCGCAGCCCTGGAAGATCAGGCCAGCAACTTAAAACAAGCCGTATCAGTGTTCAATATTGGTAAAGAATTTGTCGCCCAGGCCGTTAACAAGACAACGGCGCCAAAAACTCTCCGATTGGATGCGCCGCTGGCGGTTGCCCGTCAGTCTGGTTCTCGTAGTGACGATAACTGGGAAACCTTTTAA
- a CDS encoding protein-glutamate methylesterase/protein-glutamine glutaminase, with protein MSKITVMCVDDSALMRQLMTEIINSHPDMEMVATAPDPLVARDLIKQFNPQVLTLDVEMPRMDGLDFLEKLMRLRPMPVVMVSSLTGKGSEITLRALELGAVDFVTKPQLGIREGMLAYSQMIGDKIRAAARAQLHVRTSTPVPVKLKAGPLLSSEKLIAIGSSTGGTEAIRHVLQPLPATSPALLITQHMPPGFTRSFAERLNKLCQITVKEAEDGERILPGHAYIAPGAMHMELGRSGANYVVKLNEGPPVNRHKPSVDVLFRSVASNAGRNAVGVILTGMGNDGAAGMLEMHRAGAWTIAQSEASCVVFGMPREAIAAGGVSEVVDLSNISQHMLAKISAGQALRI; from the coding sequence ATGAGCAAAATCACCGTGATGTGCGTGGATGACTCTGCGCTGATGCGTCAGTTGATGACGGAAATCATCAACAGTCATCCCGATATGGAGATGGTTGCTACCGCGCCCGATCCTTTAGTTGCCCGCGATTTGATTAAGCAGTTCAACCCGCAGGTACTGACGCTGGACGTAGAAATGCCGCGCATGGATGGGCTCGACTTTCTGGAAAAGTTGATGCGCTTACGTCCAATGCCGGTGGTGATGGTTTCTTCGCTGACCGGTAAAGGCTCGGAAATCACGTTGCGAGCTCTGGAGTTGGGCGCGGTGGATTTTGTCACCAAACCGCAGTTGGGTATCCGTGAAGGCATGCTGGCTTACAGCCAGATGATAGGCGACAAAATACGTGCGGCGGCGCGAGCTCAATTGCATGTGCGTACCTCAACGCCGGTGCCGGTCAAGCTGAAAGCGGGGCCGCTGCTGAGCAGCGAAAAGCTGATTGCGATTGGATCGTCAACCGGCGGTACCGAAGCGATTCGTCACGTGCTGCAACCGCTGCCGGCCACCAGCCCAGCGCTGCTGATTACTCAGCATATGCCGCCCGGGTTTACCCGCTCTTTTGCTGAACGCCTGAATAAGCTGTGCCAGATCACGGTGAAAGAAGCCGAAGATGGTGAGCGAATTCTTCCCGGTCACGCCTATATTGCGCCCGGCGCGATGCACATGGAGTTGGGCCGTAGCGGCGCTAACTATGTGGTGAAACTCAATGAAGGGCCACCGGTTAATCGGCACAAACCGTCAGTAGATGTGCTGTTTAGATCGGTGGCGAGTAACGCTGGACGCAACGCGGTGGGCGTGATTCTCACCGGGATGGGCAACGACGGCGCGGCGGGGATGCTGGAAATGCATCGTGCTGGCGCCTGGACCATCGCCCAAAGCGAAGCCAGCTGTGTGGTATTTGGCATGCCGCGTGAGGCAATTGCCGCAGGCGGCGTGAGCGAAGTCGTGGATTTAAGCAACATCAGTCAGCATATGCTGGCGAAAATTAGCGCCGGACAGGCATTGCGTATTTAA
- the flhA gene encoding flagellar biosynthesis protein FlhA, giving the protein MANLAAKLRLPGNFKDMQWQVLAGPVLILMILSMMVLPLPPFILDLLFTFNIALSIMVLLVAMFTQRTLEFAAFPTILLFSTLLRLALNVASTRIILMEGHTGGAAAGRVVEAFGHFLVGGNFAIGIVVFIILVIINFMVITKGAGRIAEVGARFVLDGMPGKQMAIDADLNAGLIGEEEAKRRRMEVTQEADFYGSMDGASKFVRGDAIAGIMIMVINVIGGLLVGVVQHGMDVGHAGETYTLLTIGDGLVAQIPALVISTAAGVIVTRVATDQDVGEQMVGQLFKDPRVLMLSGGVIGLLGLVPGMPNLVFLMFTAALLGLAWWLRGREMQPKKSAEATNSINKTQNTPATAATAEASWTDVQLEDTLGMEVGYRLIPMVDHLQNGELLGRIRSIRKKVAQDVGFLPPVVHIRDNMELPPARYRILMKGVEIGSGDAYPGRWMAINPGTAAGTLPGEATVDPAFGLAAIWIDSALKEQAQIQGFTVVEASTVVATHLNHLIGQYASELFGRQEAQQLLDRVTQEMPKLTEDLVPGVISLTTMHKVLQNLLIERVSIRDMRTIIETLAEHAPIQNDPQELTSVVRVALGRAITQQWFPGNDEVQVIGLDATLERLLLQALQGGGGLEPGLADRLLSQAQDALQRQEMLGAPPVLLVNHPLRALLARFLRRNLPQLVVLSNMELSDNRQIRMTATIGGK; this is encoded by the coding sequence ATGGCTAATCTGGCCGCAAAATTGCGTTTACCGGGAAACTTTAAAGATATGCAATGGCAGGTATTAGCCGGTCCGGTGCTGATCCTGATGATTTTGTCGATGATGGTGTTGCCTCTGCCACCGTTCATCCTCGACCTGTTGTTTACCTTTAATATCGCGCTCTCCATCATGGTGCTGCTGGTGGCGATGTTTACCCAGCGCACGCTGGAGTTCGCGGCGTTCCCTACCATTCTGCTGTTCTCCACCTTACTGCGATTGGCGCTGAACGTCGCCTCAACCCGTATCATCCTGATGGAAGGGCATACCGGCGGGGCGGCAGCGGGCCGGGTGGTGGAAGCGTTTGGCCACTTCCTGGTGGGCGGTAACTTCGCCATCGGTATCGTGGTCTTCATCATTTTGGTGATCATTAACTTTATGGTTATCACCAAAGGTGCGGGCCGTATCGCCGAAGTGGGCGCGCGCTTCGTGCTTGACGGGATGCCCGGCAAGCAGATGGCGATTGATGCCGACCTCAACGCGGGTTTGATTGGTGAAGAGGAAGCCAAACGCCGTCGTATGGAAGTGACGCAAGAAGCGGACTTCTATGGTTCGATGGACGGTGCCAGTAAGTTTGTGCGTGGTGATGCTATCGCGGGCATCATGATCATGGTGATTAACGTGATCGGCGGCCTGTTGGTGGGTGTGGTGCAGCATGGTATGGATGTCGGTCATGCGGGTGAAACGTACACGCTGTTAACTATCGGTGACGGCCTGGTTGCACAGATCCCCGCACTGGTCATTTCAACGGCAGCGGGTGTTATCGTAACGCGTGTAGCGACCGATCAGGATGTTGGCGAGCAGATGGTTGGCCAACTGTTCAAGGATCCCCGGGTATTAATGCTGAGTGGCGGCGTCATCGGTCTGCTTGGTCTGGTGCCGGGTATGCCAAATCTGGTGTTCCTGATGTTTACCGCTGCGCTGTTAGGTCTGGCGTGGTGGTTACGCGGACGTGAAATGCAGCCGAAGAAAAGTGCCGAGGCGACCAACAGCATCAATAAAACCCAGAATACCCCGGCAACCGCAGCGACTGCGGAAGCGTCCTGGACTGACGTACAACTGGAGGACACGCTGGGCATGGAAGTGGGTTATCGCCTGATTCCGATGGTCGATCACCTGCAAAATGGCGAGCTGTTAGGCCGTATCCGCAGTATTCGTAAAAAAGTGGCGCAGGATGTTGGCTTCTTGCCGCCGGTGGTGCATATCCGTGACAACATGGAACTGCCGCCTGCGCGCTACCGTATTCTGATGAAAGGTGTGGAAATTGGCAGCGGTGATGCTTATCCAGGACGTTGGATGGCGATTAACCCAGGCACGGCGGCAGGGACTTTGCCGGGCGAAGCCACGGTGGATCCCGCCTTTGGTCTGGCAGCAATCTGGATTGACAGTGCGCTGAAAGAGCAGGCGCAGATTCAGGGCTTTACCGTAGTTGAAGCCAGTACCGTGGTCGCTACGCATCTGAATCATCTGATTGGTCAATACGCCAGCGAGCTTTTTGGTCGTCAGGAAGCGCAGCAGTTGTTGGATCGCGTGACGCAAGAGATGCCGAAACTCACTGAAGATTTAGTGCCAGGCGTGATCTCCCTGACCACGATGCACAAAGTACTGCAAAACTTGCTGATAGAACGTGTATCGATTCGCGATATGCGCACCATTATTGAAACGCTGGCGGAACATGCGCCGATTCAGAACGATCCACAAGAACTCACCAGTGTCGTACGCGTAGCCTTGGGCCGCGCGATTACGCAACAGTGGTTCCCGGGTAATGATGAAGTGCAGGTTATTGGTCTGGACGCTACGTTAGAGCGCTTGTTATTACAGGCGTTACAAGGCGGTGGTGGACTTGAACCGGGCCTTGCCGATCGCCTGTTAAGCCAGGCGCAAGATGCATTGCAACGCCAGGAGATGCTGGGCGCGCCGCCAGTATTGTTGGTGAATCATCCGCTACGTGCGTTGCTGGCGCGCTTCCTGCGCCGCAATCTGCCGCAACTGGTGGTGCTGTCAAACATGGAGCTGAGCGACAACCGCCAAATTCGCATGACGGCGACCATTGGAGGCAAATAA
- the cheY gene encoding chemotaxis response regulator CheY, producing the protein MADKNMRFLVVDDFNTMRRIVRNLLKELGFNNVEEAEDGVDALAKLRAGGFDFVISDWNMPNMDGLQLLQTIRADAAMSSLPVLMVTAEAKKENIIAAAQAGASGYVVKPFTAATLEEKLGKIFEKLGL; encoded by the coding sequence ATGGCTGATAAAAACATGCGCTTTTTAGTGGTAGACGACTTCAACACGATGCGTCGTATTGTGCGTAACCTGCTAAAAGAGCTGGGCTTTAATAACGTAGAAGAAGCAGAAGATGGCGTTGATGCGCTGGCTAAACTGCGTGCAGGTGGCTTTGACTTTGTCATCTCCGACTGGAACATGCCGAATATGGATGGTCTGCAACTGTTGCAAACTATCCGTGCAGATGCAGCGATGAGCAGCCTGCCAGTTTTGATGGTCACCGCGGAAGCGAAGAAAGAGAACATCATTGCTGCCGCGCAGGCCGGTGCCAGCGGCTATGTCGTTAAGCCGTTCACGGCGGCGACGCTTGAAGAGAAATTGGGCAAGATTTTCGAAAAACTGGGCCTGTAA
- the cheR gene encoding protein-glutamate O-methyltransferase CheR has translation MKKSTLLDQSEATTLLSQMVQRLPLSDTHFRRISQLIYQRAGIVLADHKREMVYNRLVRRLRTLNIDDFGRYLALLEHDPNSAEWQAFINALTTNLTAFFREAHHFPILAEHARKRQGSFNVWSTAASTGEEPYSIAMTLAETLGSGPGKFQVHASDIDTQVLEKAVAGVYRHEELRTLSPAQLQRFFLRGTGPHEGMVRVRSELASTITYAQLNLLANDWKVPGPFDAIFCRNVMIYFDKETQEKILRRFVPLLKPGGILFAGHSENFSQISKEFWLRGQTVYGLTKER, from the coding sequence ATGAAGAAATCGACGTTATTGGATCAAAGTGAGGCGACGACGCTGCTGTCGCAAATGGTTCAGCGTTTACCGCTCTCAGATACGCATTTTCGTCGTATCAGCCAGTTGATTTATCAACGAGCAGGTATTGTGCTGGCCGATCACAAGCGCGAAATGGTTTACAACCGTTTGGTTCGCCGCCTGCGCACGCTGAACATAGATGATTTTGGTCGTTATCTGGCGTTGCTGGAACACGATCCTAACAGCGCTGAATGGCAGGCATTTATTAATGCATTAACCACCAACCTGACGGCGTTTTTCCGCGAGGCGCACCATTTTCCTATCCTCGCTGAACATGCACGTAAGCGGCAGGGCAGTTTCAATGTATGGAGTACCGCTGCGTCTACCGGCGAAGAACCTTACTCAATCGCCATGACGCTGGCTGAAACGCTGGGTAGCGGGCCGGGTAAATTTCAGGTCCATGCCAGCGATATCGATACGCAGGTTTTAGAGAAAGCCGTGGCAGGTGTTTATCGCCATGAAGAGTTACGCACGTTGTCACCGGCGCAGTTGCAGCGCTTTTTCCTGCGCGGCACTGGTCCGCATGAAGGCATGGTACGGGTACGGTCTGAACTGGCCAGTACGATCACCTACGCCCAGCTTAATTTGCTGGCGAATGACTGGAAGGTGCCGGGGCCGTTCGATGCGATTTTCTGCCGCAACGTGATGATCTATTTCGATAAAGAGACGCAGGAAAAAATTCTGCGTCGGTTTGTCCCGCTGTTGAAGCCAGGCGGCATTCTGTTTGCTGGTCACTCAGAGAACTTTAGTCAAATCAGTAAAGAGTTTTGGCTGCGTGGGCAAACCGTCTATGGACTGACTAAGGAAAGATGA